A single window of Malus sylvestris chromosome 5, drMalSylv7.2, whole genome shotgun sequence DNA harbors:
- the LOC126622951 gene encoding G-type lectin S-receptor-like serine/threonine-protein kinase B120, with amino-acid sequence MSEMEYDQLEEMQKQHEEPKAKNKKQGYIAPEYAIEGLFSVKPDVYSFGVLLLEIAWHLWNENRAADLINPSITETCSDYQTELLRCIQVGVSCVQDSAASRPTMAAVVLMLESEIASLLVPVQPIFTSILRYVDTKFITDGQDLISSNFVTITMLDGR; translated from the exons ATGTCGGAGATGGAATACGATCAGCTAGAAGAAATGCAGAAACAG CATGAAGAGCCGAAAGCAaagaataaaaaaca GGGCTATATAGCACCTGAATATGCAATAGAAGGTCTGTTTTCAGTAAAGCCGGATGTCTATAGCTTTGGGGTATTGCTGCTAGAGATT GCATGGCATCTCTGGAATGAGAATAGAGCAGCAGATCTCATCAATCCTTCCATCACAGAAACTTGTTCCgattatcaaactgaactattgaGGTGCATACAAGTCGGGGTATCGTGTGTGCAAGACTCTGCAGCTAGTAGACCAACCATGGCGGCTGTGGTGCTAATGCTGGAGAGTGAAATTGCAAGTCTTCTAGTGCCAGTACAACCTATATTTACTTCAATTCTGAGATATGTGGATACAAAATTTATTACGGATGGCCAGGATTTGATATCATCAAACTTTGTTACGATTACAATGCTGGACGGGAGGTGA